A single genomic interval of Natronincola ferrireducens harbors:
- a CDS encoding branched-chain amino acid ABC transporter permease, with protein sequence MGWYYIQGILILSGIYLLAVLGLSLLTGFTGLFSFGHAGFMAVGAYATAVATMKFNVPFLLGLALGGLAAALVSLIIGKLTLNLKGDYFCIATLGFGEAIRLILDNVQYFGGARGWPGIDLKTSLTNVVIINIIAVIILVNLIKSRHGRNMQAIREEEMASQIIGINVFKYKMISLVISAAYAGVAGGMLAHYTGFIQPRMFQLIKSTELTIMVIFGGLGSISGSIIGAITLTALPEVLRTFHRWRLVVYGAAVIFIMITRPQGLMGGYEITITNIKKLFSRITSFGKKKHTVGGDGK encoded by the coding sequence ATGGGTTGGTATTATATTCAAGGAATTTTAATTTTATCAGGTATTTATCTATTAGCCGTATTAGGCTTATCATTATTAACAGGTTTCACAGGACTTTTCTCCTTTGGACATGCTGGATTTATGGCAGTAGGGGCATATGCAACTGCTGTAGCAACAATGAAGTTTAATGTTCCCTTTCTTTTAGGATTGGCTTTAGGTGGTTTGGCAGCAGCATTGGTAAGTCTTATTATTGGAAAGCTCACATTAAACCTCAAGGGGGACTATTTTTGCATAGCAACATTAGGGTTTGGAGAAGCCATAAGGTTGATTTTAGATAATGTCCAGTACTTTGGAGGAGCTAGAGGATGGCCTGGTATAGATTTAAAAACAAGTTTGACCAATGTAGTTATTATTAATATTATTGCCGTTATCATTTTAGTAAATTTAATTAAGTCAAGACATGGTAGAAATATGCAGGCAATCAGAGAAGAAGAAATGGCGTCTCAGATTATAGGTATCAATGTGTTTAAATACAAAATGATTTCCTTAGTTATTAGTGCCGCCTATGCAGGGGTGGCCGGTGGTATGTTGGCCCATTATACTGGTTTCATACAACCAAGGATGTTTCAGTTGATAAAATCTACAGAATTAACCATCATGGTAATTTTTGGTGGGCTGGGAAGTATATCCGGCAGTATCATTGGAGCCATAACCTTAACCGCTTTACCAGAGGTTTTAAGAACCTTTCATAGATGGCGTTTGGTGGTTTATGGAGCAGCAGTAATATTCATTATGATTACAAGACCTCAAGGTCTAATGGGTGGTTATGAAATTACTATAACTAATATTAAAAAACTGTTCTCTCGTATAACATCCTTTGGAAAGAAAAAACATACGGTGGGGGGAGATGGCAAATGA
- a CDS encoding acyl-CoA thioesterase, with the protein MRKSHSIIQVRYQETDQMGVVYHGNYFTWFEVGRTTFLKEMGYSYKQLEKENIMLPVVEVNCRYKEPAKYDDEIIIETSIKDLQGIRITFEYTIIRKIDEKILAMGTTTHAFVNKDLRPVNFKKLHPAMYEALIKNF; encoded by the coding sequence TTGAGGAAAAGTCATAGTATAATTCAAGTAAGATATCAAGAAACTGACCAAATGGGTGTAGTATATCATGGCAATTACTTTACATGGTTTGAAGTAGGCAGAACTACATTTTTAAAAGAAATGGGTTATTCCTATAAACAATTGGAGAAGGAAAACATAATGCTACCGGTGGTGGAAGTAAATTGTCGCTATAAGGAACCTGCTAAATATGATGATGAAATTATTATAGAAACATCCATAAAAGATCTACAAGGAATTCGAATTACCTTTGAATATACCATTATACGAAAAATAGATGAAAAAATACTGGCAATGGGGACAACAACCCATGCCTTTGTAAATAAGGATTTACGACCCGTGAATTTTAAAAAGCTTCATCCTGCAATGTACGAAGCTCTTATAAAAAATTTCTAA
- a CDS encoding FxsA family protein produces the protein MLLKLILLFTIVPIVELALLLKLSGYIGIWYTLLIVFLTGIVGAYLAKSEGKGVLRRIKLEMSQGRMPGDELINGMCIIVGGALLLTPGVFTDVMGFSLVIPVIRGAIKTIVKKKIKRMIDEGTFMLYYRK, from the coding sequence ATGCTATTAAAACTTATTTTGTTATTTACAATTGTTCCCATTGTTGAATTAGCATTATTATTAAAGCTAAGCGGTTACATAGGGATTTGGTACACCCTACTGATTGTTTTTCTAACAGGGATAGTAGGCGCTTATTTAGCTAAAAGCGAAGGTAAGGGTGTACTTAGAAGAATCAAGTTAGAGATGAGTCAAGGTCGAATGCCGGGAGATGAGTTAATCAATGGCATGTGTATTATTGTGGGGGGAGCTCTACTGTTAACCCCTGGAGTTTTCACGGATGTAATGGGTTTTTCTTTAGTTATCCCCGTCATAAGAGGGGCCATAAAGACAATTGTTAAGAAAAAAATTAAAAGGATGATTGATGAAGGTACCTTTATGCTTTACTATAGAAAGTAA
- a CDS encoding GerMN domain-containing protein, with product MSRPIRAILLLIMLFISASGIPLYADTPTLSFDFSLPFKPSTDEIIAVDSSITMVSSSDPELQLSLTGDTTIFPLEFNQEKPVELSLYFQDRLITTIDTPEITISHGMPTVIHMKLPQNLFDVPNGNYELAVKLHIDNIKNPTLSSRVAITYDTETTYLPALNAIDRNETALTLYFPDNNINHLIPITRVIPFTRTPLRSTIDNLEKGPRESLGLPTGSPIPTVQRLNLSRGIANVYLPMDIGTYDTYATSARVAVESLLNSLTSIHEVQGIQFYFDNKILEAKFHGRVVSEPLYPSKNPMFYIGYLTDTSRILLVPMSMDLQQSSIEAIFEGLKYSSGTLPYEYRLLPTVPEDVALLGYSIEDKGLKLKFNDAFLKIYENSCNKISLMVDSIVYTFTSLEDIDYVELQVEVENSSAITGDSIFNKPLSPSPYINPEE from the coding sequence ATGTCACGTCCTATTAGGGCAATTTTATTGTTAATTATGCTTTTTATAAGTGCTTCAGGTATACCCCTATATGCTGATACACCCACATTGAGCTTTGATTTTTCTCTACCCTTTAAACCATCTACTGATGAGATAATTGCTGTTGACAGTAGTATAACCATGGTTTCCTCATCTGACCCAGAATTGCAGCTAAGTTTAACAGGAGATACTACAATTTTTCCACTAGAATTTAATCAAGAAAAACCTGTAGAGTTATCCTTATATTTTCAAGATAGACTTATCACTACTATTGATACTCCAGAAATAACTATCAGCCATGGTATGCCTACAGTCATTCATATGAAACTTCCTCAAAATCTTTTTGATGTACCCAATGGTAATTACGAGTTGGCAGTAAAGTTACATATAGACAATATAAAAAATCCTACCCTCTCCAGTAGGGTTGCTATAACCTATGATACAGAAACTACTTACCTTCCAGCTTTAAATGCTATTGACAGAAATGAAACTGCATTAACCTTGTATTTCCCAGACAATAATATAAATCATTTAATTCCTATTACACGAGTTATTCCATTTACTAGAACTCCTTTGAGAAGTACCATCGATAACCTCGAAAAAGGTCCTAGAGAAAGCCTAGGTTTACCTACAGGTTCTCCAATTCCTACTGTTCAAAGACTTAACTTAAGTAGAGGCATAGCTAACGTGTATTTACCAATGGATATTGGCACCTATGATACTTATGCTACTTCTGCTAGAGTAGCAGTGGAAAGTTTGTTGAACTCACTCACCTCCATCCACGAGGTTCAAGGTATCCAATTTTACTTTGACAATAAAATATTGGAGGCTAAGTTTCATGGTAGAGTTGTAAGCGAGCCCCTTTATCCATCTAAAAATCCTATGTTTTATATTGGTTATCTAACCGATACAAGTCGTATCCTATTAGTACCTATGTCCATGGATTTACAACAGTCTTCTATCGAAGCAATTTTTGAAGGGCTAAAATATAGTAGTGGGACTCTTCCCTACGAGTATCGTTTATTGCCTACAGTTCCAGAAGATGTTGCTCTGTTGGGTTATAGCATAGAAGATAAAGGGCTGAAATTAAAATTTAATGATGCATTTTTAAAGATTTATGAAAATAGCTGTAACAAAATATCTCTCATGGTGGATTCTATTGTCTATACCTTTACTTCCTTAGAAGATATAGACTATGTAGAGCTTCAAGTAGAGGTTGAAAATAGTAGTGCTATAACAGGAGATTCAATTTTCAATAAACCTTTAAGTCCTTCTCCTTATATTAATCCAGAAGAATAA
- a CDS encoding ABC transporter ATP-binding protein — protein MLRVKNLNVYYGGIHALRGINIEVQEGQIVSIIGSNGAGKSTLLNAISGMVKPKEGIITYKGKELPKTPHKIVDLGICQVPEGRLIFANLTVKDNLMMGAYLRNDKKKINEDLEKVYQLFPRLQERINQMAGTLSGGEQQMLAMGRGLMGNPDLILLDEPSLGLAPLLVKTIFEIIEDIKKMNKTILLVEQNAYKALSVADTAYVLEQGIIKKEGDAQEILQDKSILEAYLGKTH, from the coding sequence TTGCTAAGGGTAAAAAATTTAAATGTGTATTATGGTGGAATTCATGCCTTGCGAGGGATCAATATAGAAGTACAGGAGGGACAAATTGTCTCTATTATTGGATCAAACGGTGCCGGGAAGTCTACTTTATTAAATGCCATATCCGGAATGGTAAAGCCAAAGGAAGGAATTATAACCTATAAAGGAAAGGAACTTCCTAAAACTCCCCATAAGATTGTGGACCTAGGTATTTGCCAAGTGCCTGAGGGACGGTTGATCTTTGCAAACCTAACTGTAAAAGATAACTTGATGATGGGTGCTTATCTGAGAAATGACAAGAAAAAAATAAACGAGGATTTAGAAAAGGTATACCAATTATTTCCTAGACTACAAGAGAGAATCAATCAAATGGCAGGAACCCTTAGTGGTGGTGAGCAACAAATGTTGGCTATGGGTAGGGGTTTAATGGGAAACCCTGATTTAATTCTTCTGGACGAACCATCCCTAGGCTTGGCACCATTATTGGTAAAAACTATTTTTGAAATTATTGAAGATATTAAAAAGATGAACAAAACCATTCTATTGGTAGAGCAAAATGCCTATAAGGCCCTTTCTGTTGCTGATACAGCCTATGTTTTAGAACAGGGTATCATAAAGAAAGAAGGGGATGCACAGGAGATTTTACAGGATAAGTCTATTTTAGAGGCTTATCTGGGCAAAACCCACTAA
- a CDS encoding ABC transporter ATP-binding protein — MTVILELKNVTKQFGGLTAVGNMRFQVEKESISGLIGPNGAGKTTIFNLITGIYNVTEGEIIFEGKRINGLQPYEIADTGITRTFQNIRLFKKLTTYENILTACHYNTDYSILDAVIRNKKFRRGEKNLFQQVDDLLDIMELKDRRDVVAANLPYGLQRRLEIARALALKPKLLLLDEPAAGMNPDETIKLMHLIKEIRERFDLTVLVIEHHMDLIMGICDKIVVLNFGKKLAEGTTQEIQTNPKVIEAYLGEEDVIC; from the coding sequence ATGACAGTAATATTAGAATTAAAAAATGTAACAAAGCAGTTTGGAGGTCTAACGGCTGTTGGTAATATGAGGTTTCAAGTGGAAAAAGAAAGCATTTCAGGATTAATAGGACCCAATGGTGCTGGGAAAACCACAATATTCAACTTAATTACAGGCATTTATAATGTTACAGAAGGAGAAATTATCTTTGAAGGAAAAAGAATCAATGGTCTACAGCCCTATGAAATTGCTGATACAGGTATAACCAGAACCTTTCAAAATATTCGTCTGTTTAAAAAGCTTACAACCTATGAAAATATACTAACAGCTTGTCATTATAATACAGATTATAGTATTTTAGACGCAGTTATTAGAAATAAAAAATTTAGAAGAGGTGAAAAAAATCTGTTTCAACAAGTGGATGACCTGTTGGACATTATGGAACTTAAGGATAGAAGGGATGTTGTTGCTGCCAATTTACCCTATGGTCTGCAGCGGCGACTGGAGATTGCTAGGGCATTAGCCTTAAAACCCAAACTATTATTGTTGGATGAGCCAGCAGCGGGAATGAATCCCGATGAAACAATAAAACTAATGCATCTTATTAAAGAAATCAGAGAAAGATTTGATCTTACGGTGTTGGTCATAGAGCATCATATGGACCTAATTATGGGGATCTGTGATAAAATTGTGGTTTTAAACTTTGGTAAAAAGCTGGCGGAGGGAACTACCCAAGAAATACAAACAAACCCAAAGGTTATCGAGGCTTATCTTGGGGAGGAGGATGTCATTTGCTAA
- the rlmD gene encoding 23S rRNA (uracil(1939)-C(5))-methyltransferase RlmD, whose amino-acid sequence MLQKNSIYPIEIEDIGHSGEGIGRIEGFTVFVEGGIPGDQVRVKIKSLKKNYGEGRIIQMIKPSKDRINPICHLANTCGGCQIMHMDYSAQLDIKKKRVEQILERIGKINTTIHPTLGMENPYEYRNKAQFPVGMIKGKAILGFYKKGSHDIVDTNYCHIQSPINKDVVKTMREYIEKYKITVYDEKTRKGLIRHVVTKVGFATGEVMVVIITNGKDLPLKNQLIEMLQKNVKGLKSIVQNINDKSTNVIFGRETITLYGEDKIVDYIGDLKFHISAQSFFQVNPIQTKVLYEKALEYAELTGKENVFDIYCGIGTISLFLAQRAKKVIGVEVIETAIRDAEENADINNLDNTEFYVGKAEEVIPQLYAKGMKGDVVVVDPPRKGCDEKVLETIVTMKPERVVYVSCNPATLARDLAYLEEKGYKTVEVQPVDMFPHTAHVETVAKLSKI is encoded by the coding sequence ATGTTACAAAAAAATAGTATATATCCCATTGAAATAGAAGATATAGGCCATAGTGGTGAAGGTATAGGTAGAATAGAAGGCTTTACGGTTTTTGTTGAGGGAGGTATTCCAGGGGATCAGGTAAGGGTAAAAATTAAGTCCCTTAAAAAAAACTATGGAGAGGGAAGAATCATACAAATGATAAAACCCTCCAAAGATAGAATTAACCCTATATGTCATTTGGCCAACACATGTGGAGGTTGCCAAATTATGCATATGGATTATTCAGCTCAACTGGATATCAAAAAGAAACGAGTAGAACAAATTCTTGAAAGAATAGGGAAAATTAACACAACTATACACCCTACCTTGGGCATGGAAAATCCCTATGAATATCGTAACAAAGCTCAATTTCCAGTAGGGATGATAAAGGGTAAGGCGATACTTGGATTTTATAAAAAAGGCAGTCATGATATTGTAGATACAAACTATTGTCATATACAATCTCCTATCAATAAAGATGTTGTAAAGACTATGAGGGAATATATTGAAAAGTATAAAATAACCGTATATGATGAAAAAACTAGGAAAGGGCTTATACGACATGTGGTAACAAAGGTTGGTTTTGCTACAGGCGAAGTGATGGTGGTTATTATTACCAACGGGAAAGACCTACCCTTAAAAAATCAATTAATAGAAATGCTTCAGAAAAATGTGAAGGGCTTAAAGAGTATTGTTCAAAATATTAATGACAAAAGCACTAATGTTATTTTTGGTAGGGAGACCATCACCCTTTACGGGGAGGATAAGATAGTGGATTACATAGGGGATTTAAAATTCCACATCTCAGCCCAATCCTTTTTTCAGGTAAACCCTATTCAAACAAAAGTACTGTATGAAAAGGCTTTAGAATATGCAGAGCTGACGGGGAAGGAAAATGTCTTTGATATATACTGTGGTATAGGAACCATCTCCCTATTTTTAGCGCAAAGAGCTAAAAAAGTTATCGGTGTAGAAGTAATCGAAACTGCTATCAGGGATGCTGAGGAAAATGCTGATATTAATAATCTAGATAATACTGAGTTTTATGTAGGCAAAGCAGAGGAAGTTATTCCCCAATTATATGCAAAAGGAATGAAGGGGGATGTAGTGGTGGTAGATCCTCCACGAAAGGGATGTGATGAAAAAGTACTCGAGACTATTGTGACTATGAAGCCCGAAAGAGTGGTTTATGTTTCCTGCAACCCAGCCACGTTAGCCAGAGATTTAGCTTATTTAGAAGAAAAAGGCTATAAGACGGTAGAAGTCCAGCCAGTGGATATGTTTCCGCATACGGCGCATGTGGAAACCGTCGCTAAACTATCTAAGATTTAG